A single region of the Cyanobacteria bacterium FACHB-DQ100 genome encodes:
- a CDS encoding NAD(P)/FAD-dependent oxidoreductase gives MKLVVIGGGAAGFFGAICAAQSGMEVTLLEAGRQCLSKVLISGGGRCNVTHACFEPSLLVQHYPRGGKALRGAFSQFQAKHTIEWFTDRNVKLKTEADGRIFPITDDSRTIADCLFNQAADLGVKIYTQAPVKSVTKLGDEFAIELRSGEVLTADRVLIATGSNPHGYEFARALGHSIIEPVPSLFTFNVRDDRLTDLAGVSVDSARLKLQVGESKFEQTGALLITHWGLSAPAVLKLSAWAARELHDYNYRAKLTINWLPKQNPEQLRQELTAVRGQIPQKTIAANCPVMLPRRLWERLTEAVGIDRDRRWAELSNKTLNQLIQELTQGSYQISGKGAFKEEFVTCGGVSLKEINFKTMESRCCSGLYFAGEILDIDGITGGFNFQSAWTTGWIAGNAIAKPSKLQV, from the coding sequence GTGAAATTAGTTGTTATTGGCGGTGGAGCAGCAGGATTTTTTGGGGCGATTTGTGCCGCGCAATCTGGTATGGAAGTAACGTTGCTCGAAGCAGGGCGGCAATGTTTATCGAAAGTGCTGATTTCGGGCGGAGGTCGCTGTAATGTGACTCATGCGTGCTTTGAGCCGTCTTTATTAGTGCAGCATTATCCAAGAGGCGGAAAAGCACTTCGAGGCGCATTTTCACAGTTCCAAGCAAAACATACGATCGAATGGTTTACCGATCGTAATGTCAAACTCAAAACGGAAGCTGACGGACGCATTTTTCCGATTACTGATGATTCGAGAACGATCGCAGACTGCTTATTTAATCAAGCAGCCGATCTAGGCGTGAAAATTTACACCCAGGCTCCGGTAAAATCTGTGACAAAGTTGGGCGATGAATTCGCGATCGAACTCCGCTCTGGTGAAGTTCTGACTGCCGATCGCGTCCTGATTGCAACCGGAAGCAATCCCCACGGGTATGAATTTGCCAGAGCATTGGGACATTCAATCATCGAGCCGGTTCCGTCGCTGTTTACGTTCAATGTGCGCGACGATCGCTTGACTGACCTCGCGGGTGTTTCCGTTGATTCGGCTCGGCTGAAGTTGCAAGTCGGGGAATCCAAATTTGAACAGACCGGAGCTTTATTAATCACCCATTGGGGCTTAAGTGCGCCTGCGGTCTTAAAGCTTTCTGCATGGGCAGCAAGGGAACTTCACGATTACAACTATCGAGCAAAACTGACAATTAACTGGTTGCCAAAACAGAACCCGGAACAATTGCGGCAAGAATTAACAGCCGTGAGGGGTCAAATTCCGCAAAAAACGATCGCCGCCAATTGCCCGGTCATGTTACCCCGCCGCTTATGGGAACGGTTAACGGAAGCAGTCGGAATCGATCGCGATCGTCGATGGGCAGAGCTATCTAACAAAACCCTGAACCAACTGATCCAGGAACTCACCCAAGGGAGCTATCAAATTTCTGGTAAAGGCGCATTCAAAGAAGAATTTGTGACTTGTGGCGGAGTGAGTTTGAAGGAAATTAACTTCAAAACAATGGAAAGCCGTTGTTGTTCTGGTCTTTATTTCGCGGGTGAAATATTAGATATTGATGGTATTACAGGTGGTTTCAACTTTCAAAGTGCTTGGACGACAGGCTGGATTGCCGGAAACGCGATCGCTAAGCCGTCGAAATTGCAAGTCTAG
- a CDS encoding DUF4112 domain-containing protein, protein MQPHRDKTIARLRSLTHLLDNAFPIPGTKYRVGIDPIIGLLPGGGDVAMSFVSSYILIEAARLGLPRPTLLRMLWNLILDALLGIVPMAGDFVDLAWKANSKNLALIEAHLAKPGQQAKADYLFVALLIVIFLAVVIALGMLTVLVISTIWNAIAA, encoded by the coding sequence ATGCAACCTCATCGGGATAAGACGATCGCACGATTACGATCGCTCACACATCTGCTTGATAATGCCTTTCCAATTCCAGGGACAAAATATCGCGTCGGAATTGATCCCATCATTGGGCTGTTGCCGGGGGGTGGGGATGTAGCGATGTCATTTGTTTCGTCCTATATCCTGATCGAAGCTGCACGGTTGGGCTTGCCTCGCCCAACTTTGCTCCGAATGTTGTGGAATTTGATTCTTGATGCGTTGCTTGGAATTGTTCCAATGGCGGGCGACTTTGTTGATCTAGCTTGGAAGGCAAACAGTAAAAATCTGGCACTGATCGAGGCACATTTAGCGAAACCAGGACAACAAGCGAAAGCGGATTATTTGTTCGTGGCGTTGCTGATTGTGATCTTTCTTGCAGTCGTGATTGCGTTAGGAATGTTGACGGTGTTAGTTATTAGCACCATTTGGAATGCGATCGCGGCATAA
- a CDS encoding Uma2 family endonuclease: MSQAANRVYWTTEDLKLLPESSNRYEIVDGHLLMTRAPHWKHQKVIGQAYQVLNVWSGISQVGQAVPTPGVIFDDADNVIPDVIWISNERLAVGVDEEGHFTIAPELIVEVLSPGTQNERRDRETKLKLYAERGVQEYWILDWRIQQLEVYRRQDALLQLVSTLFSQDRLTSALLPEFDCAVAEFFR, encoded by the coding sequence ATGTCTCAAGCTGCAAATCGAGTCTACTGGACGACTGAAGATCTCAAGCTTCTGCCTGAGAGCAGTAATCGCTATGAAATTGTTGATGGACATCTGCTCATGACCCGCGCCCCGCACTGGAAGCATCAGAAAGTGATTGGACAAGCCTATCAAGTGCTGAATGTTTGGTCAGGCATATCCCAAGTGGGACAAGCAGTTCCGACTCCGGGAGTCATTTTTGACGATGCAGATAACGTGATTCCAGATGTCATTTGGATTAGCAATGAGCGGTTAGCTGTGGGAGTCGATGAAGAAGGGCATTTTACGATCGCCCCAGAACTCATCGTCGAGGTATTGTCTCCCGGAACGCAGAATGAGCGCCGAGACCGCGAAACCAAGCTAAAACTATATGCAGAACGCGGAGTTCAGGAGTATTGGATTCTCGATTGGCGAATCCAACAGTTAGAAGTGTATCGCCGTCAGGATGCTCTGCTTCAACTCGTTTCTACTTTATTTTCGCAAGATAGATTAACCTCTGCATTGCTTCCGGAATTTGATTGCGCGGTTGCTGAGTTCTTCCGCTAA
- a CDS encoding DNA methyltransferase, which translates to MLNAEVESPRSTQLSLPIPVPNSNRKGLEINQLRPEDRSAHDWYRFVLSYPPHLVREYLQKFKVDSSQRVLDPFCGTGTTPVECKKLGIKSVGIEANAMAAFACQTKLNWTVDPDALIRHAEDIATTAEAVQNQPRQPRTLTEEVQKLLLADSISPVPLDKTLVLLEEIQRHSNDRYDAHIRLALAKALVFSISNLRFRPEVSIGVAKSDAPVIESWLQAVRIIANDLRTLASQAETEAIVHHADSRNAGQILAPDSIDAVITSPPYPNEKDYTRTTRLESVLLGFINTKAELQAMKRGLVRSNTRGVYKVDDDDRWVSHFPEIQRIAQEIEDRRIELGKTSGFERMYARVTKLYFGGMAKHLAELRSALRPGAQLAYVVGDQASYLRVMIRTGQLLADIASELGYEVVNIDLFRTRLATATKEQIREEVVVLRWNGKQ; encoded by the coding sequence ATGCTAAATGCCGAAGTTGAATCGCCAAGATCGACCCAGCTATCGTTACCGATCCCAGTCCCAAATTCAAACCGCAAAGGCTTAGAGATTAATCAACTTCGACCCGAAGATCGATCAGCCCACGATTGGTATCGCTTTGTGCTTTCTTACCCGCCGCACCTCGTCCGAGAGTATTTGCAGAAGTTTAAAGTTGATTCATCCCAACGAGTGCTTGATCCGTTTTGTGGAACTGGAACGACTCCGGTTGAGTGCAAAAAATTAGGCATTAAGAGCGTTGGAATTGAAGCCAATGCAATGGCAGCATTTGCTTGTCAAACGAAGCTTAATTGGACAGTTGATCCTGATGCTTTAATTCGTCACGCAGAAGACATTGCAACCACCGCAGAAGCAGTGCAAAATCAGCCGCGACAACCCCGAACTCTAACCGAAGAAGTCCAAAAGCTACTGTTAGCTGATTCCATCAGTCCTGTTCCACTGGATAAAACCCTAGTGCTACTTGAGGAAATCCAGCGACATTCAAACGATCGCTATGATGCTCACATTCGGCTTGCACTCGCAAAAGCTTTAGTATTCTCGATTAGTAACTTACGATTTAGACCGGAAGTGAGCATCGGAGTAGCGAAATCTGATGCGCCTGTGATTGAATCGTGGCTACAGGCAGTGCGAATCATTGCCAACGATTTACGCACCTTAGCCTCTCAAGCTGAAACCGAAGCGATCGTTCACCATGCAGATTCTCGCAACGCCGGACAGATTCTGGCACCGGATTCGATTGATGCGGTGATTACTTCCCCACCTTATCCCAATGAGAAAGACTACACCCGCACGACACGGCTAGAGTCGGTGCTGCTTGGCTTTATCAACACCAAAGCTGAACTGCAAGCAATGAAGCGGGGATTAGTGCGATCAAACACACGCGGCGTTTATAAGGTCGATGACGACGATCGATGGGTGTCGCATTTTCCTGAGATTCAACGCATTGCTCAAGAAATTGAAGATCGCCGGATTGAGCTTGGAAAAACAAGCGGGTTTGAGCGAATGTATGCACGAGTCACTAAGCTGTATTTCGGCGGAATGGCAAAGCATTTAGCTGAGTTACGTTCTGCACTGCGCCCTGGTGCTCAGCTAGCTTATGTGGTTGGAGATCAAGCGTCATATTTGCGTGTGATGATTCGGACAGGTCAACTGTTAGCAGACATTGCTAGTGAACTGGGCTATGAAGTGGTGAACATTGATTTGTTTAGAACTCGATTAGCGACTGCAACGAAAGAACAAATCCGCGAAGAAGTTGTAGTGCTACGTTGGAACGGGAAACAATGA
- a CDS encoding NAD+ synthase encodes MKIAIAQLNPTIGDIQGNANKILQAADRAASENVRLLLTPELSLCGYPPRDLLLDPSFIATMAKQLAELAANIPEGVAVLVGTVEPNARSLSTGGKPLFNSVALIEKGNILKVFHKRLLPTYDVFDEDRYFEPGNQPNQFELDGVRIGVTICEDLWNDEEFWGRRTYTLNPIADLAQAGVEFTINLSASPYTVGKRKLREAMLQHGALRFQQPLIYANQVGGNDDLIFDGASFAINRKGALIARSISFEEDWLTIEYNLATRDFENSTIVEAPDCEEAELWSALVLGVRDYARKCGFSKIVLGLSGGIDSSLIAAIAAEAVGQDNVLGILMPSPYSSDHSIQDALDLAQNLGIQTQTLPIGTIMECFDHTLDPLFAGTPFGLAEENLQSRIRGTLLMAVSNKFGHLLVSTGNKSEIAVGYCTLYGDMNGGLAAIADVPKTKVYKLCEWINRSQEIIPVNVLVKPPSAELKPGQKDQDSLPEYDVLDDILDRYIHQHQAPAEIVATGHEAAIVERIVKLVRIAEFKRKQAPPGLKVTDRAFGTGWRMPIANRWIARI; translated from the coding sequence ATGAAAATTGCGATCGCACAACTCAATCCGACGATCGGAGATATCCAAGGCAACGCGAACAAAATTCTCCAAGCTGCCGATCGTGCAGCATCTGAGAATGTTCGTTTACTGCTGACTCCAGAACTATCACTCTGTGGTTATCCACCACGCGATCTGCTGCTTGATCCGAGCTTTATTGCAACAATGGCAAAGCAACTTGCGGAGCTTGCAGCAAACATCCCTGAAGGTGTGGCGGTGTTAGTGGGAACCGTTGAGCCAAATGCTCGATCGCTCTCAACAGGCGGAAAACCCTTGTTCAACAGTGTGGCATTGATTGAGAAAGGCAACATTCTGAAAGTCTTTCACAAGCGCTTACTGCCAACTTACGATGTGTTTGATGAGGATCGCTACTTTGAGCCGGGAAATCAGCCAAATCAGTTCGAGCTAGATGGAGTTCGGATTGGAGTCACAATCTGCGAGGATCTTTGGAACGATGAGGAATTTTGGGGCAGACGAACCTATACCTTGAATCCGATCGCAGATCTCGCCCAGGCAGGCGTAGAATTCACGATCAATCTTTCCGCCTCGCCCTACACAGTCGGAAAGCGAAAGCTGAGGGAAGCGATGCTGCAACATGGAGCATTGCGATTTCAGCAACCTTTAATCTACGCAAATCAAGTTGGCGGTAATGATGATCTGATCTTTGATGGCGCAAGCTTTGCAATCAATCGAAAAGGGGCATTGATTGCACGATCGATTAGCTTTGAAGAAGATTGGCTAACGATTGAGTACAATCTTGCAACACGGGATTTTGAGAACAGCACGATCGTAGAGGCTCCCGATTGCGAAGAAGCTGAACTATGGTCAGCTTTAGTTTTAGGTGTGCGAGATTATGCCCGTAAATGTGGTTTTTCTAAGATTGTATTGGGTTTGAGTGGTGGAATTGATTCATCATTAATTGCCGCGATCGCAGCCGAAGCAGTTGGTCAAGACAATGTTCTCGGCATTCTGATGCCTTCTCCCTATAGTTCTGATCATTCCATTCAAGACGCGCTAGATCTTGCTCAGAATTTAGGAATTCAGACGCAAACATTGCCGATCGGAACAATCATGGAATGTTTTGATCACACCCTTGATCCATTGTTTGCAGGAACACCCTTCGGCCTGGCAGAAGAGAATTTACAGTCTCGAATTCGCGGTACTTTGCTGATGGCAGTGTCGAACAAATTTGGACATCTCTTAGTTTCAACCGGAAACAAATCAGAGATTGCTGTCGGATATTGCACCTTATACGGAGACATGAATGGTGGGTTAGCCGCGATCGCAGATGTGCCGAAAACAAAAGTCTACAAGCTGTGCGAATGGATTAATCGATCGCAAGAGATCATTCCGGTGAATGTGCTTGTGAAACCGCCCAGCGCAGAATTAAAGCCTGGTCAGAAAGATCAAGACTCACTGCCAGAATACGATGTGTTGGACGACATTCTCGATCGCTACATTCACCAACATCAAGCCCCTGCCGAAATTGTTGCTACCGGACATGAAGCGGCGATCGTCGAACGAATCGTTAAATTAGTTCGGATTGCAGAATTTAAGCGCAAGCAAGCACCTCCCGGATTGAAAGTGACCGATCGTGCCTTTGGCACCGGATGGAGAATGCCGATCGCAAATCGTTGGATTGCTCGAATTTGA
- a CDS encoding DUF86 domain-containing protein, with protein sequence MREIRLLLSDILECITWIESYTAEGREAFLQNRMMRDAVVRNLEIIGEATKQLPLSIRESYPDISWKRIAGLRDVLIHDYVRVDPEEVWRVVEQNLPELKTNITAILQTLNQS encoded by the coding sequence ATGAGAGAAATCCGTCTCTTACTCAGCGATATTTTAGAATGCATTACATGGATCGAATCCTATACTGCTGAAGGACGCGAAGCATTTTTGCAAAATCGTATGATGCGGGATGCTGTAGTTCGCAATCTTGAGATTATTGGAGAAGCGACTAAACAATTACCACTTTCGATTAGAGAAAGCTATCCTGATATTTCTTGGAAACGGATTGCAGGATTAAGAGATGTTTTAATTCACGATTATGTCCGAGTTGATCCTGAAGAAGTTTGGCGGGTCGTAGAGCAAAATCTGCCAGAGCTTAAAACAAACATTACTGCTATCTTGCAAACGCTGAACCAATCATGA
- a CDS encoding nucleotidyltransferase family protein encodes MGLGIEELLADKREEILAIARKHKAFNIRVFGSVSRGEANAESDVDFLVEMKNHSLLDRIALIQDLEDVLGRKVDVALPENLHELIRDRVLKEAVPL; translated from the coding sequence ATGGGACTTGGAATCGAGGAACTATTAGCGGATAAGCGAGAGGAGATCTTAGCGATCGCACGCAAGCATAAAGCCTTTAATATTCGGGTTTTTGGCTCCGTCTCAAGAGGAGAAGCCAATGCAGAAAGTGATGTTGATTTCTTAGTGGAGATGAAAAATCATAGTTTGCTCGATCGCATTGCGCTAATTCAAGATCTCGAAGATGTGTTAGGACGAAAAGTTGATGTGGCGCTACCAGAAAATTTGCATGAATTGATTCGCGATCGTGTTCTGAAAGAGGCAGTTCCCTTATGA
- a CDS encoding NUDIX hydrolase — translation MPRTHKKTTRSLMGEKLADFRVGVDNVIFSVDTAQNRLLVLLVMRHEEPFLGQWSLPGTLVRQGESLEDAAYRILSEKIRVRNLYLEQLYTFGGPDRDPREAKESYGVRYLSVSYFALVRFAEAELIADGVSGIAWYPVDQLPQLAFDHNKILEYGHRRLRNKLEYSPVAFDVLPELFTLSDLFQLYTTVLGENFSDYSNFRSRLLKLGFLSDTGVKVSRGAGRPASLYRFDAEAFAPLKDKPLVFI, via the coding sequence ATGCCACGCACACATAAAAAAACAACCCGTTCATTGATGGGAGAGAAGCTTGCAGATTTCAGGGTGGGAGTGGATAACGTCATTTTTTCGGTAGACACCGCGCAAAATCGCTTGTTGGTTCTGCTGGTGATGCGCCATGAGGAGCCGTTTTTAGGGCAGTGGAGCTTGCCGGGAACCCTGGTGCGACAAGGAGAATCACTCGAAGATGCAGCTTATCGGATTCTGTCAGAAAAGATTCGGGTGAGGAATCTTTATCTAGAGCAGCTTTATACGTTTGGCGGCCCCGATCGCGATCCGCGCGAGGCGAAAGAGAGTTATGGAGTGCGATATCTATCCGTGAGTTATTTTGCGTTAGTTCGGTTTGCAGAAGCTGAACTGATTGCAGATGGAGTGAGCGGAATTGCTTGGTATCCTGTGGATCAATTACCCCAACTCGCATTTGATCACAACAAGATTTTAGAGTATGGTCATCGCCGTTTAAGAAACAAATTAGAATACAGTCCAGTTGCGTTTGATGTATTACCAGAATTGTTTACATTAAGTGATTTATTTCAGCTTTACACCACAGTTCTAGGCGAGAATTTTTCGGATTATTCTAACTTTCGATCGCGCCTATTAAAGCTCGGCTTCTTATCAGATACAGGCGTAAAAGTTTCCAGAGGAGCGGGACGACCTGCAAGTTTATATCGCTTTGATGCCGAGGCATTTGCACCCCTAAAAGATAAGCCTTTAGTGTTTATTTGA
- a CDS encoding nicotinate-nucleotide adenylyltransferase: MRIALFGTSADPPTTGHLEILRWLSGQFDHVAVWAADNPFKSHQTELAHRTAMLQVLVNELGCPNVQVHPELSHPRTIVTVDRIQERYPNAELTLVVGFDVAQQLSKWYRVTELLQRVRVLVIPRSRYQFKTEDLQRLEALGAQTTIAPATVPDVSSTAYREGCDLSGVTASIQAYIDREQLYQCHAHIKKQPVH; encoded by the coding sequence ATGAGAATCGCGCTATTTGGAACTAGTGCCGATCCGCCCACCACAGGACATCTAGAAATTTTGCGCTGGCTGTCCGGACAGTTTGATCACGTTGCAGTTTGGGCAGCCGACAACCCATTTAAGTCGCATCAAACCGAGTTAGCGCATCGAACAGCCATGCTGCAAGTTTTAGTCAATGAGTTAGGCTGTCCGAATGTGCAGGTACATCCCGAACTGAGTCATCCCAGAACGATCGTCACGGTCGATCGCATTCAAGAGCGCTATCCGAATGCAGAGCTTACTCTAGTTGTGGGATTTGATGTAGCACAACAGTTATCGAAATGGTATCGCGTGACGGAACTCTTGCAGCGAGTGCGAGTCTTGGTGATTCCGCGATCGCGCTATCAGTTCAAAACGGAAGATTTACAGCGATTGGAAGCACTGGGAGCGCAAACCACGATCGCGCCTGCGACGGTTCCAGATGTGTCATCCACCGCATATCGCGAAGGCTGTGACTTATCTGGGGTGACAGCCTCGATTCAGGCTTATATCGATCGGGAGCAACTGTATCAATGCCACGCACACATAAAAAAACAACCCGTTCATTGA
- a CDS encoding nicotinate phosphoribosyltransferase, protein MEDLELIIRPEDYSLLTDLYQLTMAACYVGEGLDQRRASFELSVRRLPKGFGYLIAMGLAQALEYLENFQFGDAQILALQSTGIFEQAPERFWARLKEGQFEGDVWAVPEGTAVFANEPLLRIEAPLWQAQLVETYLLNTINYQTLVATRAARMRDVAGKDAILFEFGTRRAFSPQGSIWAARSALAGGLDATSNVLAAVKLDRKPVGTMAHSLVMALSAIEGTESGAFATFHRYFPGAPLLIDTYDTIAAAESLSKQLKAGEIELAGVRIDSGDLLDLSKKVRSLLPGVSIFASGDLDEYRIAELRANGACIDGYGLGTQLVTGAPVNGVYKLVEIDGIPVMKEATGKVTYPGRKQIFRQAGVRDRLGLATEDPKGEIPLLQLVFKQGERMSEPETIAQIRDRAWKNVQSLPESARQLESPIALPVELSEALSELTDRTRHRSKSV, encoded by the coding sequence GTGGAAGATCTTGAACTCATTATTCGTCCAGAAGATTACAGCTTATTAACTGATTTGTATCAGTTAACAATGGCGGCTTGTTACGTTGGTGAAGGTTTAGATCAAAGACGCGCCAGTTTTGAGCTTTCAGTGCGGCGATTACCAAAAGGATTTGGCTATTTAATTGCGATGGGACTGGCGCAAGCCCTGGAATATTTGGAGAATTTTCAGTTTGGCGACGCGCAAATTTTAGCCCTACAATCAACGGGAATTTTTGAGCAAGCACCGGAGCGGTTTTGGGCACGGCTGAAAGAGGGACAATTCGAGGGGGATGTCTGGGCAGTTCCAGAAGGGACGGCAGTATTTGCGAATGAACCTTTGCTGCGGATTGAGGCTCCTTTGTGGCAGGCTCAACTGGTTGAAACCTACTTGCTAAATACGATTAATTATCAAACCCTAGTCGCAACTCGTGCGGCTCGAATGCGAGATGTTGCGGGTAAAGATGCGATTTTGTTTGAGTTTGGCACTCGTCGCGCCTTTAGTCCACAGGGTTCGATTTGGGCGGCTCGATCGGCGCTAGCGGGCGGTTTAGATGCGACTTCAAATGTATTAGCGGCAGTGAAACTCGATCGCAAGCCCGTTGGCACGATGGCGCACTCATTGGTGATGGCGTTGAGCGCGATCGAGGGGACTGAATCCGGAGCTTTTGCTACCTTTCATCGCTATTTTCCGGGTGCGCCGTTGCTGATTGATACCTACGACACGATCGCGGCGGCTGAATCGCTTTCGAAACAACTCAAAGCGGGAGAAATTGAGCTTGCAGGAGTGCGGATTGATTCGGGCGATTTATTAGATTTGTCGAAGAAAGTGCGATCGCTCTTACCTGGCGTTTCAATCTTTGCCAGTGGCGATCTCGATGAGTATCGCATTGCCGAGTTAAGGGCAAACGGGGCTTGCATTGATGGCTATGGCTTAGGAACTCAACTGGTTACGGGTGCTCCTGTAAATGGGGTTTATAAGCTAGTTGAAATCGATGGAATTCCAGTGATGAAAGAAGCGACTGGGAAAGTTACCTATCCTGGACGCAAGCAGATTTTTCGGCAAGCTGGAGTGCGCGATCGTTTAGGACTTGCGACTGAAGATCCCAAGGGAGAAATTCCTTTATTACAATTGGTGTTCAAGCAGGGAGAGCGCATGAGCGAACCGGAAACAATCGCCCAAATTCGCGATCGCGCCTGGAAAAATGTTCAAAGCTTACCCGAATCAGCGCGACAGCTTGAAAGTCCAATTGCGCTTCCAGTCGAACTCTCCGAAGCGCTTTCTGAGTTAACCGATCGCACTCGTCACCGGAGCAAATCTGTATGA